AAATGTGGAACAGTACTAACAGATCCTGAAAGGCTAAAAAAACATCAAGAAGTTGCACACAACAAAAAAAAGGAAAAATGCAGAGCATGTGATTCAGAATTTGATTCTTCAGAAGATCTAAGAAAACATAAAAAAAATTGTAAGTGAAATGTTATTTTTAAAAATTTAATTAATGATTAAAATTTGTGGTAAAGATTATCAGTTCCTAATTTGTATAGTTTAGAAAGTTTTTCATTTGCTTCTTCTTTAGTTAGTAGATCTCTTTGAGTAAAATCTCGAAATTGTTCATTATATTCTATATCATCACTATGTCCAGAAATACAAAATAATCTTGATTTATTTTTCCCCCTATATTCTGTTATTGTACCTCTTTTAATTAACAAATCAATGTGATTCGTTAACGTTTGATGATCAATTTTTGCTTCTATCGATAAATGCATAAAAGAAATCCAATTTTTATAAGTTGTAAATTTTTCTATAATTGAAATAATTCTTTGTTCACTTCTACTCCATTTATATTCAGTCATAATTATAATTCAATTCCTATGTTTTTCATACTTCTAAATAATAAAAAACTTAATCATTTAGTCATTCTGATTTAGATGTACGTTTTAATGCTTTTTCTATCGCTTCCAAATTCGCAATTTCATTTTTTGAATTTATTGTTAGTGTTTTAATCATTTCAGAGCCTAACTGAACTGCTTGCTCAGGTAGTACATCTAAAAATTTTTGTAATCCTTTTTTGTAGTTTTCAATTAGTTCTAATCCTTCTTCGAGTGTCATATTATTGATAATTCATTTAATAATTCAAATATTGCAAATATGAACTAAATCATATTTCAAATAACTTTATAGACCTACATCTCAGAAGTTGTTTTGATTTGGATATCACTGAAAAAATTCAATTAATTGAAAGACCCCCAACTGAAGAGATTGTTACGCATGAAGAATTATTAGAATTGTTCAAAACAAATTCATCTCCAAAGCATTACATTGGTTTAGAGATTTCTGGATTTTTACATCTTGGTAGCTTAATTAGTACCGGTTTCAAAATTAATGATTTTATTAAAGCGGGTGTTAAATGTACAGTTTTTCTTGCAGATTGGCACACTATAATTAATGATAAGTTGGGTGGAAATTGGGAAACCATTGAAGAAGTTTCAAAATATTACCAAGATGCTTTCAAATTAGTTTGTCCAAATGTAGAAATTGTTTTAGGATCAAAATTGTATGAAGAAAAAACAGAGTATTGGGCTAATCTTGTTAAATTTACAAAACACATGTCAATAGCTAGAACTATGAGAACCCTTACAATAATGGGACGCTCAGAAGATGATACAAAGATAGATGTAGCTAAGTTACTTTATCCGGCAATGCAAGCTGTTGATATTCATTCTTTAGGTGTAGATATTGCTCATGCTGGAATGGATCAAAGAAAAATACACATGCTTGTAAGAGAGATTTTTCCTAAAATGGGATGGAAAGTTCCAGTAGCTGTTCATCATAAACTATTACCAGGTTTAACAAAACCAGCAAATGCAAATGGGGAATCAACAAAAATGAGTAAGTCAGATCCAAATTCAGGAGTTTTTATTCATAATTCTGATGATGAAATTCGAACAAAGATCAAAAAAGCATGGTGTGAAGAAGCAAATATTCAGAATAATCCATTATTAGAAATTTCAAAAAATGTTATTTTCCATGAATTTAATGAAATTAATGTAGAAAGACCAGAAAAATTTGGTGGAAACATGACATATACCAATTATAATCAATTAGAGTCGGATTTTGCAGAAAAAAAATTACATCCAACTGATCTAAAACAAACAGTAGGAGAATATCTAGTTAAAGTGATTTCGCCAATACGAGAAAAATTAAACCTTAGTGAAGAGTTGTTTAACGCAATTAAGAAAAATTATTGAATTTTAAGATTGGGGTTTGTTTGTTCTTCTAGATTATATTTTGATTTGTATCCTCTTGGATTAATCATTAAATCCTTGTAGGTGTAAGTAGATGAGTTTCCGATGATTACTGTACTTATCATTCCCAATTGATCAGAATGATTTGGAAGATTTTCCAAGTCTGTCATTACAATAGTTTGTGATTCTCTAAATGCACCTTTAATTATTGCGACAGGTGTAGTTGGTTTTCTATATTTTAATAGAATTTTCCTTGTATCTACCAGTTGATGTATTCTTTTTTTACTTGCTGGATTATAAATTACAATTACAAAATCACCTTGTGCAGCAGCTTCAACTCTTTTTGTTATTATTTCCCATGGTACCAATAAATCACTCATACTTACAACTGCAAAATCAGTCATAAGTGGTGAACCAATAATTGATGCACATGAGTTCAACGCAGAAACACCCGGAACTATTTCAACTTGCAGACCATCTTTAGGATTCCAATTTGTTGCTGCAAGTGTTTCATAAATTAATCCAGCCATTCCATAAATTCCTGGGTCACCACTAGAAACAAGTGAAACTATTTTTCCAGATTTTGCCAGATCAATACATTGATGAGCACGTTCAACTTCTTGAGTCATGGCATAACGATGAACTGTTTTTCCTTCAATAAGATCTTGTACTAGGTTAACATATGTTTCATATCCAACAATTGTATCACTTTCTTCAATCACTTCTTTTGCACGAAATGTCATATGATCATGATGTCCAGGACCAACACCGACAATGTAGAGTTTACCAGTCAATTTAACATAAATTTTCTTTCAAGTAATTTATCCGTTTAGTGATTTTATTTTTATTGGAATGGATCTATGAGAGGACCATTTATGATATGATGGCTATTCATAGGACGAGCTAAACTTACTGAAATGAGGTCTTTTGCTTTGAAAGAATCAATATCAGATATGGTTTGGAGTATTTTTGCATCTTCGGGATTGTGCCATTCAACGTTATAGATACGCCATATAGGACTATAATTTTTTTGATCAGAATTTACACTTGATATTCCTGGTTGATATCCTAGAGAACCTGAGCCTTTAATGCCGTTTTGAAATTGGAAAAGATCAGCTGCAGAAGAATTTGCAATTAGATTGTCATATACAGGAGTAAATGGAATTCCCATTATTTCTGATGGACTAGAAGGAGTTGCATCAGTTACAATAGAATAGATTGTTTTACCATCTGGGCCCCACATACGATGAGCAACAAAAGTTACGGTCATCTCATCTTTGTTAATTTTAGTAATTTGACCTCCACTAAATGTTAAATCATCAGTAATTTTGGTATCATTTCTTACTAACATTTGTCCATTAGGCCAAATTATTTGAGGAGAATTAATTACTACTCCAGTTTTAGTAAATTCAATTCTTCCATCTTTTTCAGCATCAATTACATCTTCAAAAGATTCTAGAACTTTTGCATTTTGACCTTTTTTCCATGAAACCTCAATAACGGAATTTAATGCACTATACTTTGATTCCTGAACTGGAGTACTTGAAAAAATTTCTTTTTGATGTCCATAAATTCCGTTTCCTCTAACACCGTTATTAAAAATGAATATTTTTTGTAGAACTTCTTCAGGCATTTTTTCAATTAAGTGAGAAGTTTGTACTATCCATTCTTGTTTTTCACTAATTTTTTTAGAATAATCTTCTCTACTAGTATCTGTTATAATATAAAAAATAGAATTTCCTTTGTAAAGTCCTTCATGCATTGGGATAATTGCTTCTACATTTGATCTGGATAACATTAATGATGGATCTTTGTCAACTTGTATTTTTTGCATAATTACTTCGGTTGGTTGACCTCTAATCCAACCATCAACACTTACAGTTGCAGTAAATTCTTTTGAATTAGAAGAGTGTAATGCCAAAGCAGCTCCAGTAAATTCAAATGAATCTGATTTTGATTTAAGATCGATTAATGACATTGCGTAGATAGTTTTTCCATCAATAGTCCAAGTCGGTTGGCCTTTGACATCATTACCAGTAATTTCGTGTAAAACAACAACATCTACAGGCTCATTTGATGTAAATGTCATAGAACCATCATAAAGAGTACCCTCATTTGGTGATAAAATTAATGATAGTTGATGAGTTTCGTGCCCTTGACCTGGATCTTGTGATGAAATAATAGTTTTGGTAAAATGAATTTTTTTTGTAGAATTTGCATCAACATAACTGTTAGAGATAAAGGAAATTGTAAGAATCCCTGAAACAAAAATTCCTACAATTAAGATAATTACAAATCTATTCAATGAAATCATTTGAAGTTGTTCCCCTTAAATGATTTTATCTCTAGTTAATTTTATCCAGTTCAAATGCATCATGTAAAGCCTGAACTGCCACATTAGTATCAGAATTTTTGACAACAAATGCAAGGTTTAGTTCTGACGAACCTTGAGTAATCATTGCTACGTTTACATTATTTTTTTGGATTGCTCCAAAGACTTTAGATGCAACACCTACAGTTCCTCGCATACCTAAACCAATCAGGGCAATAATTGCAACATCGGTAGTTACTTCTAGTTTTTTAATTATTTTTCCTAAAAGTTCCATTTCTAATGCATTAACTGCTTTATCTAAATCAGTATTCTTGACTACTATAGTAATACTAGATTCTGAGGGATTTTGAGATATCATCATTACATTGATACCAGCTTTAGCTAGTGTTACAAAGATTTTTGCAGCAGTTCCAGGATTACCAACCATACTACCTCCACGTATATCGATTAATCCATTATGACGAATACTGCTAACACATTTTACAGTATTTTTTGTGGAAGTTGAAGGTGAATCAGTTACAAGTGTTCCTTCATTTTTTACATTAAAGGAATTTCGAATCTTCATTGGAATTTTTTTGGTCAATAATGGCTCAAATGTGCGTGGATGAATTTGTTTAGCTCCAAACAAAGCCATCTCAATTGCTTCTACATAAGAAACCTCTTTGAGTAATTTTGCATTTTTTACTATTTTTGGATCTGCAGTCATTAATCCATCTATATCACTCATTAACCATATTTCATCAGCTTTGATGCATGTACCTATAATTGTAGCAGTATAATCTGAACCACCTCTACCAAATGTAGTTATGTGTCCATGTTGATCGGCTCCTGTAAAACCTCCTATTACTGGGATTGTTTTCTTGGTAAATTGTTGATCGATTGTTTTAGAAACTCTTAATCTTGTAGTATCCATTAACGGGATAGATTCACCAAAATTAGAATCTGTGACAATTCCAACTTCTTTACCTGTTAAGGATATTGATTTTTTATTCAAATCGTTAATTGCAAAAGAGATTAATTTTATTGAAAGACGTTCTCCAAATGAGATCAAATAATCCATAGATCTAGCAGTTACTTCTCCCAACAATACCATTCCTTCAATTAATGCAACAAGTTCTTTAAAATCTACATCTAATTTTTCTAATAATTTTTTTCTAATTGCAGATTTTTTTATTGTCTGCTTTGCAAGTTGTTTATGTCTATTGATAATTTTTGACGCTAGTTGTATAGCTTTGTTTTTATTCTCATTTTTTATAGATTGAGATATTTCAATTAAATCATCAGTGGTACCACTAGTAGCCGAGCATACTATTACTATTTCATTATGTTTAGATAATGTATTAACATAATTTGCTACAGTTTGAATATCTTTTGCCGATGAAATTGATGTTCCACCATATTTTATTACAAGTCTCAATTCAAAGTACCTGAATCAGTTAATCTTTAAATGCTTTAACTTTCTACTCGTGGAGCCAAATAAAAGTGAATTCTGCCTATGTTTGCTACTTTGAATTCAATTCGTAGAGGTTTTGCACTAGAAAATTCACATGTAATTTGACCTGCGGTAGTACCTACTGCTTTAACTACAGGATTGAGATATTCGAGGCTATAGGTACCAACACTATCCTCTTTTGAAGAGATTTCACCAATTTCATCTGTATCTTTTTCTAGATCAATTACAACTTCACCTGAATCACCTTTTCCAGAAAAATCTGCTTTTGAATCAGATGTATGAATAGTCAAATAATCAGATACAACTTGGACATCCCCTAAAATCTTATCAAATCTAGAAGATGATAAAGTAATTTTAGAATCGTATGGAATTTTTGGTAAAGGAGTATCAGTTGCAGAGCTTTCAATTAAACGCATTTTGTATTTTTTATTTTTACCAACTGTTACAAGTAACATGTTTTGTTCAGAAATACTAATTTCAATACTATCTTTTTTATCAGCTCTTTTAATTAATTTAGAAAATTCATCTATTCTAACTCCAAATTTTATATCACTATCACATTCATATTTTTCAAATGCAGAATTAGGCCAAGAAATATCTATTAAAGCTACATGAGATGGATCCATTCCCCTAAAAGTAATTCCTTCAGCTGTTGCAACAAAAGTAGCTTCTTCTACAAGTGTAGATATTGCTGAGATGATTGCTTTAAGATCATCTGAACCACTTGTTTTTGCTTCGAAAGTCAAACTAAATCTTTTGGGTTTAATGTTCCAGTTAAACGTTATGCGTAATTACGCCAAGTGTATCTACATTTAGAACATCTGTAGAATTGAGTTGTAGGTTCATCTGCACTTCTAGTTTGTAACATCCACCAAACTGCTTCATCGTTACCACATTTTTCACATTCAATTTTTATCGTAGGTAATGTTTCAGTTCCTTCATTTTCTGATAATACGTTAAATTGTGATTCCTCTTCTTCAACTACAGTTTTTGTTTGCATAGTTTCATTTCCTTCAACATAATTACATTTTGGACATTGGAGACCAGAATCACCTTTTTTTAATTTGACCTCACATTTGGGGCAAAATTTCATCTAATTTACCTTAATTTTAGAATTAAATAATTGTTTAAATTCATTAGCCATTTTTATTGCTGAATCTGTTGCTTTTTTGATTTCTTGCAAAGGTTTTGTGTTTGAGTTTATTCTCATCCAACACTCATTAGTGAGAGGATGTTTCACAATAACGCCTGCAAAATCAATATTTGATTCCTTTAAAAGCTCATGTTGAATTATGTATAAAATTCCTATATCAGTTTCTGTAATAGAAAGGCTAATTTCCTTAGGTTCTGAACTGATTACTTGAGCATTCATGTATTCGGAAAAAGCACTTATTGTGGATATAAATCATTATGAGCGGACAGAATGACAGAAAGTAAGATTTCAGATATTGGCATAGTGAAAGCCAAGGATGAATACACATTAAACGACAGTATTGAAGTAAATGTCAGTTTTAAAGTAGATGGGGGTATAAGAGATGCCTTCAATGAGGCAAATTGGACTAAAGCGTATAACAACAATGATGTGTCATTTAAGATGAAATATGGCATAAAACTGACTTCTGGAGGATTTAGGAAAAAGGAAGTTGGTAAAACTATTGACACTTATAGAAAGGCAGCAATATTTTGGACACGAAATCCAAAATTGGTTAATCCCCATAAAGATAGAAGAATATGGGTTCAAGTAGCCAAAAATTTTGAGCCGTTTATTCGATTATCGGAAGAGGAGGTTAGACAAGAGTTGTTTGATTTTAATGAAAAAATTGTCATTAAAGCTTCTGAATTAGGAAAAGGCAAGCATAAGATTGGTGCTGAGGTATTTGCCTCATGGCAAAAACATGACTATACAGAACCAGGAAATGTTAAAAGTAATTCTAAGGAAATTGAGATCACAATCAATTAGGGATATAAGGAACTTTTTGAGTTAATTATTATGGCAAAATACGATGGTCTGTTAGGACAACCAATACTTGAAGTCGAAGAACCAGACAAAGAAGGAGGCATCACATTTATCTTTAAAGATAACAGATTTTTGTTCATTAAAGTCGTGGACGGAAAAATAGATGCTGTATCAATTCCAGAATAGGTGAAAATGAATGGATAAATTCGAACAAATTAAAATGATTGAGTTAGTAAAGGTTGAAGATCCTGATTCAGATGGTGGGATTACTCTTGTATTTCAAGAAAATAAAATATTAAAGATAAAGATCGTAGATGGAAAATTAGTATCACAGTTTATGTGATCTATTTACTTCCTACATGTTTTTCATAAAAGGAAATAGCTAATTCCTGTACTTCAGATTGGATAGATCCTGGTCTTTCAGTTCTAATTTTTTTAATTGCATCTTTTGCAGAATAATTTTGATACTTTACCAGATAACAAGCAAGAATTGTTCCAGCTCTTCCCATTCCAGCTGCACAATGAACCATTACAGCTTGATCCTTTGAAATTTTTTTATGGATAAAATCTACTGCTGTATCAATTCTATCCATATCAGGAGCTGTAAGGTCTGGGGTGGGGACATGTAAATAACCAATATTACTTATCCATTCTTCAGGTAAAGCATTTTCAGTCATAGTTACAATTGATGTAACACCTTGTTTTAGAATCCAATCAAACTCATCAAAACTTGTTGGTATTCCTGAACCTGCAAGTTTATTTTCAATTAACCATGAGAAATTGGTTGGTTTTTTAGTAATTTTACCGTGAACTTTTCTCCAAATGTTTCCTGGTTTACTCATAAGTAATGTGTTATTTTCTATATTTTTAGGATTGCGAAAAGTGATGCACCTTATATGGGAAAATTATCTATAATTAACTAAAATGAACAAAGAGGCAATTCTTTATGAAAAATTATCTAACAAGAAAGTTCGATGTACTGCTTGTGCAAGATATTGTGAGATGAGTGAAGGTCAGATAGGATTATGTGGGATTCGTGGTAATGAAAATGGAAAATTAGATTTATTCGTATATGGTAAAGTGATAGCAGGACATGTTGATCCAATAGAAAAAAAACCGGTTATACATTATAATCCTGGATCTAAAGTGTTTTCAATTGCCACCACTGGATGCAATTGGCTTTGTAGATATTGTCAGAATTTTGATATTAGTCAGAGAAGAAAAGTGGAGGGTGTAGATATGACTCCTGAACAAGTAGTACAAACAGCATTAGATAATGGTGCAGATGGAATTGCATATACATACAATGAACCATCTATATTCATTGAATTTGCTAGAGATTGCGGAGTAATAGCGCATCAAAAAAATCTTTACAATGTATTTGTTTCAAATGGATATGATACTCCAGAATCAGTAAATATGATGGGAGAGTTTTTAGATTCTATAACAATTGATTTCAAAGGTAATGCAGAACCTAATTTTACAAAAAAAATTATTGGAGTTCCTGATCCTCAACCTATTTTTGATACATTATTAGAAATACGTGATAAGACAAATATTCATGTAGAGATTACAGATCTTATTATTCCAAAAATAGGAGATAGTTTAGAATACGCAGAAAAATTATGTAAATTTATTTATGATCAATTTGGTCCAGAGATGCCAATTCATTTTTTACGTTTTCATCCAGATTATAAAATGATGGAATTTGATTCTACTCCTGTTAAAACTTTAGAAAAACATTATGAAATTGCAAAAAAAGTTGGATTGGAGTATGTGTATATCGGAAATGTACCAGGTCATCCTTTTGAGCATACTTATTGTTCAAAATGTAACAACATTGTGGTTAAGAGATATGGTTTTGATATTGAAGGTTGGAATCTAGATGAGAAAAATAAATGCCAATTTTGTGGAAATCAAGTTCCAATTATTGGTAATTTGTCTAAAAATTATAAAAAAAATAGATTTCATTTTGTTCATTGAATAGCTATCGCTCTA
Above is a genomic segment from Nitrosarchaeum sp. containing:
- a CDS encoding aspartate kinase, which gives rise to MRLVIKYGGTSISSAKDIQTVANYVNTLSKHNEIVIVCSATSGTTDDLIEISQSIKNENKNKAIQLASKIINRHKQLAKQTIKKSAIRKKLLEKLDVDFKELVALIEGMVLLGEVTARSMDYLISFGERLSIKLISFAINDLNKKSISLTGKEVGIVTDSNFGESIPLMDTTRLRVSKTIDQQFTKKTIPVIGGFTGADQHGHITTFGRGGSDYTATIIGTCIKADEIWLMSDIDGLMTADPKIVKNAKLLKEVSYVEAIEMALFGAKQIHPRTFEPLLTKKIPMKIRNSFNVKNEGTLVTDSPSTSTKNTVKCVSSIRHNGLIDIRGGSMVGNPGTAAKIFVTLAKAGINVMMISQNPSESSITIVVKNTDLDKAVNALEMELLGKIIKKLEVTTDVAIIALIGLGMRGTVGVASKVFGAIQKNNVNVAMITQGSSELNLAFVVKNSDTNVAVQALHDAFELDKIN
- a CDS encoding dual specificity protein phosphatase 23, encoding MSKPGNIWRKVHGKITKKPTNFSWLIENKLAGSGIPTSFDEFDWILKQGVTSIVTMTENALPEEWISNIGYLHVPTPDLTAPDMDRIDTAVDFIHKKISKDQAVMVHCAAGMGRAGTILACYLVKYQNYSAKDAIKKIRTERPGSIQSEVQELAISFYEKHVGSK
- a CDS encoding tyrosine--tRNA ligase, which codes for MDITEKIQLIERPPTEEIVTHEELLELFKTNSSPKHYIGLEISGFLHLGSLISTGFKINDFIKAGVKCTVFLADWHTIINDKLGGNWETIEEVSKYYQDAFKLVCPNVEIVLGSKLYEEKTEYWANLVKFTKHMSIARTMRTLTIMGRSEDDTKIDVAKLLYPAMQAVDIHSLGVDIAHAGMDQRKIHMLVREIFPKMGWKVPVAVHHKLLPGLTKPANANGESTKMSKSDPNSGVFIHNSDDEIRTKIKKAWCEEANIQNNPLLEISKNVIFHEFNEINVERPEKFGGNMTYTNYNQLESDFAEKKLHPTDLKQTVGEYLVKVISPIREKLNLSEELFNAIKKNY
- the cobJ gene encoding precorrin-3B C(17)-methyltransferase — translated: MTGKLYIVGVGPGHHDHMTFRAKEVIEESDTIVGYETYVNLVQDLIEGKTVHRYAMTQEVERAHQCIDLAKSGKIVSLVSSGDPGIYGMAGLIYETLAATNWNPKDGLQVEIVPGVSALNSCASIIGSPLMTDFAVVSMSDLLVPWEIITKRVEAAAQGDFVIVIYNPASKKRIHQLVDTRKILLKYRKPTTPVAIIKGAFRESQTIVMTDLENLPNHSDQLGMISTVIIGNSSTYTYKDLMINPRGYKSKYNLEEQTNPNLKIQ
- the amrS gene encoding AmmeMemoRadiSam system radical SAM enzyme; translated protein: MNKEAILYEKLSNKKVRCTACARYCEMSEGQIGLCGIRGNENGKLDLFVYGKVIAGHVDPIEKKPVIHYNPGSKVFSIATTGCNWLCRYCQNFDISQRRKVEGVDMTPEQVVQTALDNGADGIAYTYNEPSIFIEFARDCGVIAHQKNLYNVFVSNGYDTPESVNMMGEFLDSITIDFKGNAEPNFTKKIIGVPDPQPIFDTLLEIRDKTNIHVEITDLIIPKIGDSLEYAEKLCKFIYDQFGPEMPIHFLRFHPDYKMMEFDSTPVKTLEKHYEIAKKVGLEYVYIGNVPGHPFEHTYCSKCNNIVVKRYGFDIEGWNLDEKNKCQFCGNQVPIIGNLSKNYKKNRFHFVH
- the pcn gene encoding proliferating cell nuclear antigen (pcna) is translated as MTFEAKTSGSDDLKAIISAISTLVEEATFVATAEGITFRGMDPSHVALIDISWPNSAFEKYECDSDIKFGVRIDEFSKLIKRADKKDSIEISISEQNMLLVTVGKNKKYKMRLIESSATDTPLPKIPYDSKITLSSSRFDKILGDVQVVSDYLTIHTSDSKADFSGKGDSGEVVIDLEKDTDEIGEISSKEDSVGTYSLEYLNPVVKAVGTTAGQITCEFSSAKPLRIEFKVANIGRIHFYLAPRVES
- a CDS encoding transcription factor S → MKFCPKCEVKLKKGDSGLQCPKCNYVEGNETMQTKTVVEEEESQFNVLSENEGTETLPTIKIECEKCGNDEAVWWMLQTRSADEPTTQFYRCSKCRYTWRNYA
- a CDS encoding C2H2-type zinc finger protein, whose amino-acid sequence is MGLFGSSNETKCKKCGTVLTDPERLKKHQEVAHNKKKEKCRACDSEFDSSEDLRKHKKNCK
- a CDS encoding RpoL/Rpb11 RNA polymerase subunit family protein encodes the protein MNAQVISSEPKEISLSITETDIGILYIIQHELLKESNIDFAGVIVKHPLTNECWMRINSNTKPLQEIKKATDSAIKMANEFKQLFNSKIKVN